A region of the Caballeronia sp. TF1N1 genome:
GACGACGACCTGCATGCCCGCCATCTGCGCCGAAGCCGGATTCGTGCCGTGCGCGGACGCCGGAATCAGACACACATTGCGATGCCCTTCGCCGCGCGACTCGTGATACGCGTGAATGATGAGCAAGCCGGCGTATTCGCCCTGCGAACCGGCGTTCGGCTGCAACGACACCGCCGCATAGCCGGTGCACGCGACAAGCATCTGTTCGAGCTGATCGATCATCGTGCGATAGCCGACCGTCTGTTCCGCCGGCGCGAATGGATGAATCTGCGCGAACTCGGGCCACGTGACCGGCAGCATTTCGGAGGTCGCGTTGAGCTTCATCGTGCAGGAGCCGAGCGGGATCATCGTGCGGTCGAGCGCGAGGTCCTTGTCCGCGAGACTGCGCAGATAGCGCAGCATTTCGTGCTCGGAATGATGGCGATTGAAAACCGGATGCGTGAGGTATTCGCTCGTGCGCTTGAGATCTGCGGGCAATGGATCGGCAAGCGATGCATCGAGCGCGTCGATATCGAACGTCTCGTTCTTGCCCGCGACTTCGGCAAACAGCGCGAAGAGCTTCGTGAGATCGTCGCGCGTCGTGGTTTCATCGAGCGACACACCGACGCGATTCGCGCTCACATGACGCAGATTCACATGCGCGGCGTAAGCGGCCTGATGCAGCGCGTTGGTGCTCGCGCCGCTTTCGATGGTCACGGTATCGAAGAACGTGTCGTTGGTCAGCGCGTAGCCGAGCTTTCGCACGCCCGCCGCGAACACCGACGCGACGCGATTCACGCGCAGCGCAATGGTCTTGAGACCCTCAGGGCCGTGATAGACCGCGTACATGCTCGCCATGATCGCGAGCAGCGCCTGCGCCGTGCAGACATTCGACGTCGCCTTCTCGCGGCGAATATGCTGTTCGCGCGTTTGCAGCGCGAGACGCAGCGCGGAATTGCCTTGCGCGTCGATAGTCACGCCGACGAGACGGCCCGGCATCTGACGCTTGAATTCGTCGCGCACGGCCATGTACGCCGCGTGCGGACCGCCGAAGCCTACCGGCACGCCGAAACGCTGCGTATTGCCGATAGCCACGTCCGCGCCCCATTCGCCCGGCGGCGTGATGAGCGTGAGCGCCAGCAAGTCGGCTGCGGCGATCACGTAACCGCCCGCCGCATGCACCGCTTCGGCGAGCGCGCGGTAGTCGCGAACGTCGCCATTCGCGCCGGGATATTGCAGCAGCACGCCGAATGCGTTCGCGCTCGCGGCATCCGCGGCCGGTCCCACCCGCACGTCGATGCCCGCCGGCTTAGCGCGTGTCTTCACCACTTCGATGGTCTGCGGCAGCACGTCGTCGGCCACATAGAACACGTTCGATTTCGGCTTGCCGACGCGTTGCAGAAGCGTCATGGCTTCGGCGGCGGCGGTGGCTTCGTCGAGCAGCGACGCGTTCGAGATGGCGAGGCCCGTGAGATCCATCACCATCTGCTGAAAGTTCAGAAGCGCTTCCAGACGCCCTTGCGAAATCTCGGGCTGATACGGCGTATAAGCCGTGTACCACGCCGGATTTTCCAGCACGTTGCGCAGGATCACGCCCGGCGTGTGCGTGCCGTAATAACCCTGGCCGATATACGTGCGAAACACGAGATTCTCGTTCGCCAGCTTGCGCAGCGACGCGAGCGCTTCCGCTTCGCTTTTCGGCTGCGTGAACGCGCCGAGCGGCAGCGTTTCCTGGCGGCGGATCGATTCCGGAATCACCGCGTCGATGAACGCCGCGCGCGATGCGAACCCGAGCGCGTCGAGCATGGCGCGCTGATCGGCATCGCCGGGACCGATGTGCCGTGCCGCGAATGCGTCATGGCATTCGAGCGCGGCGAGGGACAGGGAGGTGCGGTTCATCAGGTGATCCGGATGTTCGAGCTTCATGTGAATTCCTGCAAAGCGGCCGGTTGGAAACGCAACCGCTTTCGTCATTGAGATGAGTTATTCGCCGATCGACTTGCCGTAGCCTTCGGCGTCGAGCAGCTTGTCGAGACTGGCGTCGGCGGCCGGCTTGATCTTGAAGAGCCAGCTTTCGTACGGTGCGCCATTCACCGAATCCGGCGACGAAGTCAACGCGTCGTTCGCGGCGACGACTTCGCCCGACACCGGCGCGTAAATATCGGATGCCGCTTTCACGGATTCGATCACCGCGATGGCGTCGCCCGCCGCGACTGCCTTGCCCGCCGCGGGCAGTTCGACGAACACGATGTCGCCCAGCGCTTCTTGCGCGTGATCGGTAATGCCGATGGTCAGTGTGCCGTCGGATTCGGCGCGGACCCATTCATGCGATTCGGTATATTTCAGATCGGCCGGGATGCTCATTGGATGCTCCTTGCGTAATTCGTTCGTGGGGTTCGTGATCGGATGGCGCGCGCCACGTTCGTCCGCTGTCGGGCCTCAAAGGCTCACGAGCGTCTTGCCGTTGCGCACGAACGGAAGTTTTACCACGCGCGCGGCAACTTGCTTGTCGCGGATGAGCACTTGCACCGTATCGCCGATCGCCACTTGCGTCGGGACGCGAGCGAACGCAATCGACTCCTGCATCGACGGCGAAAACGTGCCGCTCGTGATCTCGCCTTCGCCGTGCGCCGTGACGACCTTCTGATGCGCGCGCAGCACGCCAGCCGCACGCCCGTTCTCCTTGATGAGCACGAGCCCGACGAAGTTCGACTGCGAGCCGTTCGCTTCGAGCGCGGCGCGGCCGACGAAATCGCGCGGGGTCTTCAGGTCGACGGTCCAGGCGAGGCCGGCGTCGAGCGGCGACACGGTTTCATCCATGTCCTGGCCGTAGAGATTCATGCCGGCTTCGAGACGCAAGGTGTCGCGTGCGCCGAGGCCTGCGGGCTTCACGCCGGCTTCACGGAGCGCGTTCCACAGCGCTTCCACGTGCGTGGCGGAAACCACGATCTCGAAGCCGTCCTCGCCCGTGTAGCCGGTGCGCGCGAGCATCAGTTCGCCGAAGGGCGTGGTTGCGAACTTCGCCGCATTGAAGGGTTTGAGCGATTCGGTTTCGGCGCGCGTCTGCGGCAGCACTTGCCAGACCTTTTCGCGTGCATTCGGACCTTGCACCGCGATGATGCCGAAATCGCCGCGCGGGCGGATCGACAGATCGAAACCACCTTCCGCGTTCAGTTGCTGGAACCACGCGATGTCTTTATCCGCCGTGCTCGCGTTCACGACCACGCGGAAACTCGTTTCGGAGAAGTAGTAGACGATCAGATCGTCGATGACGCCGCCGTCGGTCTTGAGCAGGCACGAATACAGTGCGCGACCGGGCGTTGTCAGCTTGTCGACGTTATTGGCGATGGCGTGCAGAAAGAAGGGCCGAACGGCGTCGCCGTCGAAATCGACGACGCGCATGTGCGATACGTCGAACATGCCCGCGTCGGTTCGGACGGCGTGATGTTCGTCGATTTGCGAACCGTAGTTGACGGGCATGTCCCAGCCGCCGAAATCGACCATGCGCGCGTTGAGCGCGAGGTGGGCGGCATGCAAGGGCGTGTGTTGAAGAGCGGTCATCGGGGCCTCGGTTCGCGAAACAAAAAAGGCCACGCAGCGCGCAGATATCTGCCTTCGCCGCGACTATGCCTTTGCTCGCTGACTTTCAGCAGCGCAAAGCGCATACCGGCTGGCGGTTGCGATGCGTGACCCCTCTGTCCTCGGTACCTGAGAGATTGCGCGGATCAAAAAAATCCGTCGCGCGCCCCTTCGGTGGGCTGCTGACATCGTTCGATGCCGCTGCCGCTCTCCAGAGTGCGAAAAAATTGCCCGAAAGGGCGATTTCTTCGACGCGGCCGGTCCTTTTGCCTGAGAGTTTGTGGGTGTGCCCCTTCGGCGGCGCGGCTCGCTTGGCGATCTTTGAATCGACAGAAGCCACGCGCTCTCCCGACGCGTGCGGCCGAATTTACGCGACCGAATTAGGCTTGTCAAACGGATTCGGACGGGGCTGAGTGTGCGGTGGAGCGGGTTGTGGCTGGCGACGATGCCTCGCCATGCGTCGGCCTCAGAACGTCGTTGACAGGGTCGAGTTGATTTGCCCCTGAAATGCATCGGTTTTCGGCAAGAACGCCAGACAGCTCGCGACGAGGTCGGTGGCGTCGTGCTGACTAAACGGCTCCGTGAGATGGTAATCCGCGTGCGTACGCACTTTTTTCAGGTCGATGAGCACGTAGGCCAGCGCCCGGCCTTTGTTCCCTACGGTCATGAGCCGATTTGTCAGCCGTTCATGTTGACCGGCAACCTCGCGCGTTGACGGCAAGCAGGCGTCCGCCACGGCAAGCGTTTTGTGATAAGCGGCGTAATAAGCTCGCGACGCGCCGGATCGCCATTCGCATTCGCTATTGCCTGCCGACAACTGCTGCGCCAGATGCAGCAGATCGGAAACCTGGATGCTCATTGCACCACCTCCGTTAGCGCACTGCGGGATGCAAGCGCACTAAGCGAACCAACAGGGCGACAGACGAAGGTAATCACCTCTGGGTACGCGTTATCGAAGGTCGTGGTCAATGCCTCGGCAATCGCGAAGTTGACGTTTCCACACTGGCTTGCAGTTTCGTCGACATAAAGCTCGTATCTCGTTGTGTCGTCGTAAATCATCAACCTGCTGCCGCGAATCATGCAGCCCTGCGAGCGGATTGCTTCGACCGCCGTTTCCAACAAAGCAAGCCGTTGCTCGGCATCGACGCCGCAACGAAGAAAGATCTGTGCCGTCGCTTCGATGTCGCGCGGTAGCTCCGCATCGCCTTCGGCAACGGTTGCATTGAGATCATGAGCAAGCATGATTGCCGCCGCCTCTTCGGCATGCAGCGCCGTGACGAATACACGCGCTGCCTTGATCCGGCTTGTCGGGTCGCTACGCTGCGTATCGGCGAGCAAGCGCGCGTAGTTCACCGCCATGCGCGGCTCTCCGAGATCGCACATTAGCGACGCCACATTGGTCAGAATGGTGACGTGATGCCTCGCCAATGCCTGCGCGGCTTCGGAGCAACGAACGCATTCGTCGCGATCACCACGGAGGAACGCGGTGAATGCGAGTACGAGCCAACATATCTCAGGACGTTCGCGGCCCTTGCTCAAGAACGCAAGCGCTTCTCGCTCGATGCGCCTTACCTGGAATTCGTTGCTCTGCGCCGTGATCACCATATCGATCAGATCGCATAGCCACTCTGTTGCAACAGCTTTCGGGACATTCAAGGGAACGCACTCCGGATATTCGTTTGCGGTCGATTCGAAATACTACCGCCTCGATCGCGCCAGGCGTTTGTCTCTTTAATGTGAATTAAATGCCCCTGCTGGAAGGCACGGAATTATTGCCGCAATCGTTCGAGTGAGCGCAAAAGCCGCCTCGTCAATGTCGAACAAACTCTACCCGCCGCCCTTCCTTTTCACTCTGAATAGCCAGCTCGATGATCGCCATCACATCCACCGCATCCTGCGGCTTAACGGGGAACGGTTTGCCATCCGACACGGCCCCCGCCAACGCCCGATAAAACTCCACATACGCTCCGTCGCGGGTGGCGAAAGCCTGACGCAGATCGTGATCGCCATCGACTTCGCGCAGCAAGCCCGGCGGGTTCTTGCCGAATTCCGAATGCCCCGGCCGCATGCCGGAGCGCAGTTGATCTTCCTGCACATCGACCCCGCTCTTCACATAGCTGCCGCGCGTGCCGTGAATCGTGAAACGCGGCGGATCGAGCGCCGCGAGCGCGCTTGCATGCAGAACGACTTCCTTATCCGCATAGCCGAGCACGAGATGCACGTAATCCGGCGCATGCGCGTGGTCGCGATGCGCCTTCACGAACGCCGTCACCGTCGCGGGCGCGCCGAACAACGTGAGCGCCTGATCGATCAGATGCGGCCCGAGATCGAACAGCAAGCCGCCGCCGCGCGATGCTTCCTCACGCCAGCGCTGCGGCACTTTCGGACGAAAGCGGTCGAAATGCGATTCGTAATGCGTGATGCGCCCAAGCCGCCCGCTTTCGATCAACGCGCGCACGGTCATGAAATCGCCATCCCAACGGCGATTGTGGAACGGCGCGAACAGAAGCCCGCGCGATGCGGCGAGATCGGCGAGCGTGCGGGCATCGCGCGAGGAAAGCGTCACGGG
Encoded here:
- a CDS encoding oxidoreductase, producing the protein MSSKLKVGVMGYGLAGATFHAPVIEHCGRAEVTAIATSQAERAEADYPDARIVADFDALLAIDALDCIVIATPNDTHFDLAHRALSAAKHVVVDKPVTLSSRDARTLADLAASRGLLFAPFHNRRWDGDFMTVRALIESGRLGRITHYESHFDRFRPKVPQRWREEASRGGGLLFDLGPHLIDQALTLFGAPATVTAFVKAHRDHAHAPDYVHLVLGYADKEVVLHASALAALDPPRFTIHGTRGSYVKSGVDVQEDQLRSGMRPGHSEFGKNPPGLLREVDGDHDLRQAFATRDGAYVEFYRALAGAVSDGKPFPVKPQDAVDVMAIIELAIQSEKEGRRVEFVRH
- the gcvP gene encoding aminomethyl-transferring glycine dehydrogenase, with product MKLEHPDHLMNRTSLSLAALECHDAFAARHIGPGDADQRAMLDALGFASRAAFIDAVIPESIRRQETLPLGAFTQPKSEAEALASLRKLANENLVFRTYIGQGYYGTHTPGVILRNVLENPAWYTAYTPYQPEISQGRLEALLNFQQMVMDLTGLAISNASLLDEATAAAEAMTLLQRVGKPKSNVFYVADDVLPQTIEVVKTRAKPAGIDVRVGPAADAASANAFGVLLQYPGANGDVRDYRALAEAVHAAGGYVIAAADLLALTLITPPGEWGADVAIGNTQRFGVPVGFGGPHAAYMAVRDEFKRQMPGRLVGVTIDAQGNSALRLALQTREQHIRREKATSNVCTAQALLAIMASMYAVYHGPEGLKTIALRVNRVASVFAAGVRKLGYALTNDTFFDTVTIESGASTNALHQAAYAAHVNLRHVSANRVGVSLDETTTRDDLTKLFALFAEVAGKNETFDIDALDASLADPLPADLKRTSEYLTHPVFNRHHSEHEMLRYLRSLADKDLALDRTMIPLGSCTMKLNATSEMLPVTWPEFAQIHPFAPAEQTVGYRTMIDQLEQMLVACTGYAAVSLQPNAGSQGEYAGLLIIHAYHESRGEGHRNVCLIPASAHGTNPASAQMAGMQVVVVACDTNGNVDIEDLKAKAEKHSANLAAIMITYPSTHGVFERNVREICEIVHAHGGQVYVDGANMNAMVGLTAPGQFGGDVSHLNLHKTFCIPHGGGGPGVGPVAVGAHLAKFLPNQASTGYKRDDAGIGAVSSAPYGSAAILPISWMYIAMMGAEGLTAATASAILAANYVAKRLAPHYPVLYSGPGGLVAHECILDVRPIKESSGISVEDVAKRLIDYGFHAPTMSFPVPGTLMVEPTESESKEELDRFIDAMIAIRNEIRAVEEGSADREDNVLKNAPHTAAVVTSDAWDHKYTREAAAYPLKSLVTRKYWSPVGRADNAYGDRNLMCSCVPISEYADE
- the gcvT gene encoding glycine cleavage system aminomethyltransferase GcvT, producing MTALQHTPLHAAHLALNARMVDFGGWDMPVNYGSQIDEHHAVRTDAGMFDVSHMRVVDFDGDAVRPFFLHAIANNVDKLTTPGRALYSCLLKTDGGVIDDLIVYYFSETSFRVVVNASTADKDIAWFQQLNAEGGFDLSIRPRGDFGIIAVQGPNAREKVWQVLPQTRAETESLKPFNAAKFATTPFGELMLARTGYTGEDGFEIVVSATHVEALWNALREAGVKPAGLGARDTLRLEAGMNLYGQDMDETVSPLDAGLAWTVDLKTPRDFVGRAALEANGSQSNFVGLVLIKENGRAAGVLRAHQKVVTAHGEGEITSGTFSPSMQESIAFARVPTQVAIGDTVQVLIRDKQVAARVVKLPFVRNGKTLVSL
- the gcvH gene encoding glycine cleavage system protein GcvH translates to MSIPADLKYTESHEWVRAESDGTLTIGITDHAQEALGDIVFVELPAAGKAVAAGDAIAVIESVKAASDIYAPVSGEVVAANDALTSSPDSVNGAPYESWLFKIKPAADASLDKLLDAEGYGKSIGE